A region of Bacillota bacterium DNA encodes the following proteins:
- a CDS encoding aldose 1-epimerase, with amino-acid sequence MARYLIRERVFDSEPAYELVDEVSGLSALLISGFGSNLISFRDVRKGIEFIKGPENMSQLRERPTGFGFPVLMPPSRIADGTFEFMGRRYQFEKNEGGKNHIHGLVRNRPWRVAAARAGDEDGAFIQTRISSDDHPDMLRSLPHSFELRLSFRLKDGTLSIEVMAINNGADPMPFGLGFHPYFKVPLAGDSSKASCFIKLPAAKRWELIDLLPTGKILPVEGKYDLRSGRSLDGLILDDVFTDVAPVAGEDVIRCEYWDERAGAGIIFEAGVEFPHWVVYTGRTADTDFVCLEPYTWIPNAPNVNLPAELTGMRALTQGESFRGKMVLKPHNR; translated from the coding sequence GTGGCAAGGTATCTTATTCGTGAAAGAGTATTTGACTCCGAGCCGGCATATGAGCTTGTAGATGAGGTTTCAGGACTCAGCGCTTTACTCATTTCGGGTTTCGGGAGCAATCTCATTTCATTTCGGGATGTGAGGAAGGGTATTGAATTTATCAAGGGCCCGGAAAATATGTCCCAGCTTCGTGAGCGGCCTACTGGCTTCGGTTTTCCGGTGCTCATGCCCCCCAGCAGAATCGCGGATGGGACTTTTGAATTCATGGGACGCCGCTACCAATTTGAGAAAAATGAGGGCGGGAAGAATCATATTCACGGACTGGTAAGAAATCGGCCCTGGAGGGTCGCGGCCGCTCGGGCCGGCGATGAAGATGGGGCATTTATCCAGACCAGAATATCTTCTGACGATCATCCGGACATGCTGAGATCTCTGCCGCATTCATTTGAATTACGGCTCAGCTTCCGGCTCAAGGATGGCACCCTTTCGATCGAGGTTATGGCAATCAATAACGGGGCCGACCCTATGCCTTTCGGACTCGGATTCCATCCCTATTTCAAGGTTCCCCTTGCCGGAGATAGCTCTAAGGCTTCGTGCTTCATAAAGCTCCCGGCGGCAAAAAGGTGGGAGCTCATAGATCTTCTTCCGACAGGGAAGATCCTGCCTGTAGAGGGCAAGTATGACCTGAGGTCAGGCCGTAGCCTCGATGGACTCATCCTCGATGATGTCTTCACTGATGTCGCGCCGGTGGCCGGCGAGGATGTAATAAGATGCGAATACTGGGATGAGCGTGCCGGAGCAGGCATCATCTTTGAAGCAGGTGTTGAATTTCCTCACTGGGTAGTATATACAGGGCGAACGGCCGATACTGACTTCGTTTGTCTTGAACCATACACCTGGATCCCAAACGCCCCCAACGTAAACTTGCCTGCGGAGCTTACAGGTATGCGCGCTCTAACACAGGGGGAATCCTTCAGAGGGAAGATGGTGTTAAAGCCTCATAATAGATGA
- a CDS encoding sugar ABC transporter permease has translation MSSRRLTRLARQEEKYMYLFISPWLIGFILFVGGPIVASLFFSFCNYDVVRPPIWTGLRNYLQLVADPLFWQSLKVTALYSIVSVPLNLMVSLAIAILLNQNVQGLTVFRTIFYMPSVISGVAVSLLWMWIFNPEFGIFNSLLWQVFHIQGPGWIMSEKWVLPAFIIMGLWGIGGGIVIYLAGLQGIPTELYEAAEIDGANPWYRFWRITLPMMSPVIFFNLIMGIISSFQIFTQAYVMTGGGPHYASLFYVLYVYRNAFSYFNMGYASALSWILFLIILGLTLIVFKSSPLWVHYEGTSRGR, from the coding sequence ATGTCGAGCCGCAGGCTGACCCGTCTAGCGAGGCAAGAGGAAAAGTACATGTATTTGTTCATTTCGCCATGGCTTATTGGATTTATACTATTTGTTGGAGGACCAATAGTAGCATCTCTCTTCTTTAGCTTTTGTAACTATGACGTTGTAAGGCCCCCGATTTGGACGGGACTTAGGAACTATCTCCAGTTGGTTGCGGATCCTCTCTTCTGGCAGTCTCTGAAGGTTACGGCTCTTTATTCTATCGTGAGCGTCCCATTAAACCTCATGGTGTCTCTGGCCATAGCAATCCTACTTAACCAAAATGTTCAGGGATTGACAGTTTTCAGGACCATCTTTTACATGCCTTCAGTGATCTCAGGGGTAGCCGTATCTCTCCTATGGATGTGGATTTTCAATCCTGAGTTCGGGATTTTCAATTCCTTATTGTGGCAGGTATTCCATATCCAAGGGCCTGGTTGGATAATGAGTGAAAAGTGGGTGCTACCTGCGTTCATAATCATGGGACTGTGGGGAATTGGTGGCGGGATTGTCATTTATCTTGCCGGGCTTCAGGGTATACCGACGGAACTCTATGAGGCGGCGGAGATAGACGGAGCTAATCCGTGGTATAGGTTCTGGAGAATCACCCTACCGATGATGAGCCCAGTAATCTTCTTTAATCTGATAATGGGCATAATCAGTTCGTTCCAAATCTTTACCCAAGCCTATGTCATGACAGGTGGGGGCCCACATTATGCTTCTCTCTTTTATGTTCTCTACGTTTATAGGAATGCCTTCTCTTATTTCAACATGGGATATGCTTCTGCTCTGTCATGGATCCTATTCTTGATAATCCTGGGACTAACCTTAATAGTGTTCAAATCGTCACCTCTATGGGTTCACTACGAGGGTACATCACGTGGTAGATGA
- a CDS encoding amidohydrolase family protein, translated as MKLGGLYEDIRAEVDLLEIISTHEHNLVPERGVPVTLEYIFQHSYVGWCGVSPGETGEEREAFLHKVGVNSYYRWLLFALRDLYGFEGELTAQNWDEVSSRITRAHEDPEWYFKIMAEHGRIRRAILDAYWDPGSDNGHPEYYSPAFRINAFVMSYGPKARDHNGNNAFDILSRYGMEVKDFDDYLGALEALLNLKKLQGCVALKSALAYDRPLYFDEVPHEVAEGVFAKRGCSVSPAEAKAFGDYMFYFIAERAGELGLPLQCHVGLGRIGGSNPMNLVPVIEKCPKTRFVLFHGGYPWFHQIGGLLHNYDNVYADLVWLPLISPTAAVSALHEWIEVAKTSEKLTWGGDAWTPEEVYGGTLSIRYVISKVLAEKLAEGYFDRETALKLARLILSENARKLYRLQ; from the coding sequence ATGAAACTAGGAGGACTTTATGAAGACATCCGGGCTGAGGTTGACTTGCTAGAGATCATCAGTACCCACGAGCACAATCTGGTTCCGGAGCGCGGAGTTCCCGTCACCCTGGAATACATCTTTCAGCATTCCTATGTGGGCTGGTGCGGGGTAAGCCCCGGAGAGACAGGGGAGGAGAGGGAGGCGTTCCTCCACAAGGTCGGGGTTAATTCCTACTACCGGTGGCTTCTCTTTGCCCTCCGGGACCTGTACGGCTTCGAGGGGGAGCTTACCGCGCAGAACTGGGACGAGGTCTCAAGCCGGATCACCAGGGCCCATGAGGACCCGGAATGGTATTTCAAAATAATGGCGGAACATGGAAGGATCAGGCGCGCTATCCTGGATGCCTATTGGGATCCGGGGAGCGATAATGGTCACCCTGAGTACTATTCCCCCGCCTTTCGGATCAATGCCTTTGTCATGAGTTATGGCCCGAAAGCAAGAGACCATAACGGGAATAATGCGTTCGACATTCTCTCCAGGTATGGTATGGAGGTTAAGGACTTTGACGATTACCTGGGGGCCCTTGAGGCTTTATTGAACCTTAAGAAGTTGCAGGGGTGCGTGGCGTTGAAATCCGCCCTGGCCTACGATCGCCCTCTTTACTTTGACGAGGTCCCCCATGAGGTAGCTGAGGGAGTCTTTGCGAAACGGGGATGCAGTGTGAGCCCTGCAGAGGCAAAAGCCTTTGGGGACTACATGTTTTACTTCATTGCGGAGAGGGCCGGAGAGCTGGGCCTTCCCTTGCAGTGCCATGTAGGACTTGGTAGGATCGGTGGCTCGAATCCCATGAACCTTGTACCTGTGATCGAGAAATGTCCGAAAACCAGGTTCGTACTGTTCCATGGAGGATACCCCTGGTTCCACCAGATCGGTGGGCTCCTGCATAATTACGACAATGTTTACGCGGACTTGGTATGGTTGCCCCTTATATCCCCGACCGCCGCGGTAAGCGCCCTTCACGAATGGATCGAAGTTGCGAAGACTTCTGAGAAGCTCACGTGGGGCGGGGATGCGTGGACCCCTGAAGAGGTTTATGGGGGCACTTTATCCATCAGGTATGTGATTTCAAAGGTGCTGGCGGAAAAGTTAGCGGAAGGCTATTTCGATAGGGAAACGGCCTTAAAGCTTGCAAGGCTGATCCTGAGCGAGAATGCGCGAAAGCTCTATAGATTGCAGTAG
- a CDS encoding uroporphyrinogen-III decarboxylase-like protein: MRSVLKVPFSNPAPDFDELTSVVKGEKKAERVHFVELGIDPEIVNHILEEFLDEKPVKSPLDEFETFYRQRIEFWYRMGYDYIRVAGGLDFPRAKHKQAEDTALLSRGARSWIDEGSGVISSWKDFEEYPWPKPESIVFSHYEFVSKNLPGGMKMMVCPSSGVFEICSEELLGFEGMSYLIHDDPNLVEAVFNRVGELIYEFYKNLVTLEGVGGFFQGDDLGFKTSTIISPALLRKLVLPWHKKFAALAHKHNKMYWLHSCGNLVEIEKDLINDVQIDALHSFQDAIMPVVEFKKRCGDQVAALGGVDMDRLCRSDEEELRRYVREILKNCMPIRYALGSGNTVANYVPVKNYLIMLDEGARWIR, translated from the coding sequence ATGCGGAGTGTTTTGAAGGTACCGTTCTCCAACCCAGCGCCTGACTTTGACGAGTTAACAAGTGTCGTGAAGGGAGAGAAAAAGGCGGAAAGGGTTCATTTCGTCGAATTGGGTATTGATCCTGAGATTGTAAACCATATTCTGGAAGAATTCTTGGATGAGAAGCCAGTCAAATCTCCTCTAGATGAGTTCGAGACCTTCTATAGGCAGAGAATAGAATTCTGGTATAGGATGGGCTATGACTATATAAGAGTTGCCGGAGGGCTAGATTTTCCCCGAGCCAAGCACAAGCAAGCTGAAGACACGGCCCTGCTCTCTCGGGGGGCGCGTAGTTGGATAGATGAGGGTTCGGGGGTTATATCTTCCTGGAAAGATTTTGAGGAATATCCATGGCCCAAGCCCGAAAGTATAGTTTTTTCGCATTATGAGTTTGTCTCCAAGAATCTGCCAGGCGGAATGAAAATGATGGTTTGCCCCTCCAGTGGAGTGTTTGAGATCTGCAGCGAAGAATTGCTCGGTTTTGAGGGGATGAGCTATTTGATCCATGATGACCCCAACCTGGTAGAAGCTGTTTTCAATAGGGTCGGGGAACTAATCTATGAATTCTATAAAAATCTCGTTACTCTTGAAGGGGTAGGGGGGTTTTTCCAGGGAGATGACTTAGGATTTAAGACCTCTACCATAATCTCTCCTGCTCTTCTGCGAAAGCTTGTACTCCCTTGGCATAAGAAGTTTGCGGCACTCGCCCATAAGCATAATAAGATGTACTGGCTTCATTCATGCGGTAACCTAGTAGAGATTGAGAAGGACCTTATAAATGACGTCCAAATCGATGCCCTGCATTCTTTCCAGGATGCCATAATGCCAGTCGTTGAGTTTAAGAAGCGCTGTGGTGATCAGGTGGCAGCCCTCGGCGGAGTCGATATGGACCGGCTCTGCAGGTCGGATGAAGAGGAGCTACGTAGGTACGTTCGCGAAATCCTAAAGAACTGTATGCCTATCAGGTATGCTTTGGGTTCTGGTAATACTGTGGCAAATTATGTCCCCGTCAAGAATTATCTGATAATGCTGGACGAGGGTGCCCGGTGGATCAGATAG
- a CDS encoding carbohydrate ABC transporter permease: MEVRKMGHLASKRRIRLFAAIFVYSSLIAISIVILIPVAWMLSTALKEDSEVFLFPPQWIPRVVCWDNFKRALTFLPFGRYFFNTATITFSTLLGELLSSSVVAYGFARLRGRGRDLLFALVLSTMMVPSQVTMIPTFVIFKLLNWVDTFKPLIIPAFFGSAFFIFLLRQFYMTIPVEIDDAAKIDGCTYFGIYSRIMLPLTKPALATVAIFSFMWHWNDFMTPLIYLNSNEKLTLSIALSRFTGMYGMTAWNLLMCASLVVALPCLLLFFFAQKYFIQGIVVTGLKG, translated from the coding sequence ATGGAGGTACGGAAGATGGGGCATTTGGCCAGTAAACGTAGGATAAGACTCTTTGCTGCCATATTTGTCTATTCATCCCTAATCGCCATAAGTATAGTCATATTGATACCAGTAGCATGGATGCTCTCAACTGCACTAAAAGAAGACAGTGAGGTATTCCTCTTTCCGCCACAATGGATACCTAGGGTGGTATGCTGGGACAACTTCAAGCGTGCTTTGACGTTTTTGCCATTTGGCCGGTACTTTTTCAACACTGCTACGATTACATTTTCGACCTTGCTGGGCGAACTCCTATCCTCTTCAGTTGTGGCTTATGGTTTTGCAAGGCTTAGAGGACGAGGCCGCGATCTACTTTTTGCTCTTGTTCTATCCACAATGATGGTCCCATCTCAGGTGACAATGATACCTACGTTTGTAATTTTTAAGCTCCTTAACTGGGTGGACACATTTAAACCACTGATTATACCTGCGTTCTTCGGCAGCGCATTTTTCATCTTCTTGCTCCGGCAGTTCTACATGACTATACCGGTAGAAATAGATGACGCGGCCAAGATTGATGGTTGCACCTATTTTGGTATTTACAGTAGGATAATGTTGCCACTGACAAAACCAGCACTTGCGACTGTGGCCATCTTCTCGTTTATGTGGCATTGGAACGATTTCATGACGCCTTTAATATATCTCAATAGCAATGAGAAGCTCACGCTGAGCATTGCTCTCAGCCGGTTCACGGGGATGTACGGGATGACAGCCTGGAATCTACTGATGTGTGCGTCCTTAGTGGTAGCCTTGCCGTGTCTTCTATTGTTCTTCTTTGCTCAGAAATACTTTATCCAGGGTATCGTTGTCACGGGACTTAAGGGCTAG